The following are encoded together in the Mammaliicoccus vitulinus genome:
- a CDS encoding DRTGG domain-containing protein, with translation MTKHEQIIKYIESLSVGHKISVRQIAKDLNVSEGTAYRAIKEADNQGLVASIDRVGTVRIERKTREQIENLTFNEIVKIVDGQVLGGKQGLYKTLSKFAIGAMELNDVVKYLTKNTLLIVGNRADVQMEALKRGSAVLITGGFEANEEIIEYADEYELPIISSNYDTFIVANLINRAIYDQMIKKEILMVEDIMIPIESTSYLDDTQKVKDWNELSQLTSHTRFPIVDNETKVVGILTSKDIVNEEPDKSVKTLMTKTPIVAHLNTTIATCAHLMIWEGIELLPVVSNSKELIGIISREGVLKTMQLMSRQPQIGETIHDQIAKQITMNNDNVVVNISPQLTNQFGMMTKSVYLAVIEEALRYEIRKMKKSEFMIEHIDIYYLKTVQIDDDVEVKVTTLDIGRLFAKFEVTMVSGSATVAKALLMCQILEK, from the coding sequence ATGACGAAACATGAACAAATTATTAAGTACATTGAGTCGTTATCTGTTGGACATAAAATCTCTGTCAGGCAGATTGCAAAAGATTTAAATGTATCAGAAGGAACAGCTTATCGTGCAATAAAAGAAGCGGATAACCAAGGACTTGTTGCTTCAATCGATAGAGTAGGTACTGTTAGAATTGAACGCAAGACTCGAGAGCAAATTGAAAATTTAACGTTTAACGAAATCGTTAAAATAGTAGATGGACAAGTATTAGGTGGAAAGCAAGGTTTATATAAAACGCTATCCAAATTCGCAATAGGTGCGATGGAGCTCAATGATGTTGTAAAATATTTAACGAAGAACACTTTGCTTATAGTTGGTAACAGAGCTGATGTGCAAATGGAAGCTTTAAAAAGAGGTTCTGCTGTACTTATCACTGGAGGATTTGAAGCAAACGAGGAAATCATTGAATATGCTGATGAATATGAACTGCCCATTATTTCATCAAATTACGATACCTTTATAGTGGCAAATTTAATTAACCGAGCTATATATGACCAAATGATTAAAAAAGAAATACTCATGGTTGAAGATATTATGATACCGATAGAATCCACATCTTATCTTGATGACACACAAAAAGTTAAAGATTGGAATGAATTATCACAGCTTACTTCACATACTCGTTTTCCTATAGTTGATAATGAAACGAAAGTTGTTGGTATTTTAACGAGTAAAGATATTGTAAATGAAGAGCCAGATAAAAGTGTTAAAACATTAATGACTAAAACACCAATAGTTGCACATTTGAATACAACTATTGCGACATGTGCACATTTAATGATTTGGGAAGGTATTGAATTATTACCGGTTGTTTCAAATTCTAAAGAATTAATTGGTATCATTTCAAGAGAAGGTGTATTAAAAACGATGCAGTTAATGAGTAGACAGCCACAAATCGGTGAAACGATTCATGATCAAATTGCAAAACAAATAACGATGAATAATGATAACGTTGTTGTAAACATTTCTCCTCAACTGACAAATCAGTTTGGGATGATGACGAAATCAGTATACCTCGCAGTTATAGAAGAAGCTTTGCGTTATGAAATAAGGAAAATGAAAAAATCAGAATTTATGATTGAACATATAGATATATATTATTTAAAAACCGTACAAATTGATGATGATGTAGAAGTTAAGGTTACGACATTAGATATAGGTCGGTTGTTCGCGAAATTTGAAGTAACGATGGTGAGTGGAAGTGCGACTGTAGCTAAAGCGTTGCTCATGTGTCAAATTCTCGAAAAATAA
- a CDS encoding DHH family phosphoesterase, which translates to MEEILNKIKQYETIIIHRHVRPDPDAYGSQLGLKYILQDTFPEKKIYAVGQSEPTLEFIGELDDISDDTYHDALVIVCDTANAPRIDDERYSTGEALIKIDHHPPVDSYADINFVNTSASSTSEMIFDLNTAWNLNDSNVSERASRVLYLGIVGDTGRFLFDNTTTHTMEVAAQLMTKEFERNKLLNQLSERDPELLHFQGYILQNFKYDGEGFCSIKITKDILEQFDLKPNEASLFVNTVSDIKGLKAWVFAVDEGKEIRCRIRSKGIQINHIAAKYNGGGHPNASGASVYSWEEFEALAADIKSEI; encoded by the coding sequence ATGGAAGAAATATTAAATAAAATTAAGCAATACGAAACAATTATTATACATAGACATGTGAGACCAGATCCTGATGCTTACGGTTCACAATTAGGATTGAAATATATTTTACAAGATACTTTCCCTGAGAAAAAAATATACGCAGTCGGACAATCGGAACCTACGTTGGAGTTTATAGGTGAGTTAGATGATATATCTGATGATACTTATCATGACGCATTAGTTATCGTATGTGACACGGCTAACGCTCCTAGAATTGACGATGAGCGCTATAGTACAGGTGAAGCATTAATTAAAATTGATCATCATCCACCAGTTGATTCATATGCGGACATTAATTTCGTGAATACAAGTGCATCATCTACAAGTGAAATGATATTTGATTTAAATACAGCGTGGAATTTGAATGATTCAAACGTAAGTGAACGTGCAAGTAGAGTATTATATTTAGGTATCGTCGGTGACACTGGAAGATTCTTATTCGACAATACGACGACACATACGATGGAAGTAGCCGCTCAATTAATGACTAAAGAATTTGAACGCAATAAACTACTCAATCAATTAAGCGAACGTGATCCTGAGTTATTACATTTTCAAGGTTATATACTTCAAAACTTCAAATACGATGGCGAAGGTTTTTGTTCTATTAAAATTACGAAAGACATTCTTGAACAATTTGATTTAAAACCTAACGAAGCATCATTATTTGTTAATACTGTTTCAGACATTAAAGGACTTAAAGCTTGGGTGTTTGCAGTAGATGAAGGTAAAGAAATTAGATGTAGAATCCGTTCTAAGGGTATTCAAATTAATCATATAGCTGCTAAGTATAACGGTGGAGGACACCCTAATGCTTCTGGCGCATCAGTGTATAGTTGGGAAGAATTTGAAGCATTAGCAGCTGACATTAAATCTGAAATATAG
- a CDS encoding YtpI family protein, with protein MSPEIMSTFVALAVTVMILALIFAILNLARSLRTKRDVRKAYHKARSRFYFGIFMIAFAVDQVLLFPTLVTYIIVLVLLFFGILNMIYGYKASKYFKGNLPIENKAWEEFEQQKHK; from the coding sequence ATGTCACCTGAAATTATGTCTACATTCGTTGCTTTAGCAGTAACAGTCATGATACTAGCTTTAATATTTGCTATTTTAAATCTTGCTCGTTCACTTAGAACTAAGCGCGACGTTAGAAAAGCTTATCATAAAGCTCGCTCAAGGTTTTATTTTGGTATATTTATGATTGCATTTGCAGTTGACCAAGTATTGTTATTTCCAACTTTAGTAACGTATATTATTGTTTTAGTATTATTATTCTTTGGTATTTTGAATATGATTTATGGTTATAAAGCGAGCAAATACTTTAAAGGTAACTTACCCATCGAAAATAAAGCATGGGAAGAGTTCGAACAACAAAAGCATAAATAA